From Archaeoglobus sulfaticallidus PM70-1:
AGAATAGAGATGGAGCATACATATCAGACAATGCTATCCGATGACTTCGAGGAGGGTTTGAGGGCGGTTATCGAGAGAAGGGAGCCGAGATTCAGGTAGCTTTTTGACTCACTTTTTGGCTCAACCATTCAGGGCAAGCTCCGCAGCCATAAACCCGCTGAGCAGCGATGTCGGAAAACCTCCGAAGAGCGGGATGGAAAAGGAATAGAGTCCTGCAACATACAAACCAGGAATGTCTGTTTCAACCAGACATCTCGGATAAGCGTCGCTCCAGTCCCATCCTGCTACCGAGCCCCTGTATCTGCCACCCCAGACCTCATAGGTTATCGGGGTGGAGGAATCAACTATTTTAATTTTATCGATATTGACAGCTTTTACAACCTCAACCAGCTCTTCTGAAACCTGCTTTTTGAATTCATTGTACTCCTCTTTTGATTCAAATTTGAACTCATCATAGTCCATTGCCGCACGGATCATCACCGATCCCGGGCAGAACTCGTCGCTAAGGTTGTGTAAAAAAGTGATCTCAATTTCCTTATCGTAAAATCTGTTTTCTGACAGGTTGTTCGATTCATCAAGGGAGGGATAGTACAGTATGTGGTCCGAGTCAGCCTTCATATCTGTCAGACAGTACACTGTGAGCGTTGAACCTCCTGGCTTCAAGTCCTCCAGGCTTTTAACCCTCACATCCAGAATCTCCGACAGCTTTAAGGGATCCATGCACGAAATGAGCTTATCGGCAAAATAAACACCTCTGCTGGTTTCTATTCTGAATTTGTCTCCCGATTCGATGCTTCTTACTGCAGTATTTTTAACGATTTTAGCTTTCAAATCAGCAGCCATGCCATCAATTATTCCTTTAAATCCTATTTCCGGATACCAGATCCCTTTGTCGATTATGTTCCACATCAGAATGCATGATGCAAGGGACTGCTCTGAGTCCTTAGGGCCTAAAGCAGATAGTATGTTCAGCAGGATTTCGTTATCTATGTATTCAGAGAAGAACTCTTTTGCTGAAGGTGTTTTTTCTAAATCTGGCTCAAAGTTTGCTGGTCTGAGAGAGTTCAGTACCCCATTCCCGATCCTGTCAAAATCGATCTCAAAAAATCTGCCCCTCCAGAAGAACCTGTTGCTCAACAGACCAATAGCCCTCCTTATGTCCTCAATCGCCCTCTCGACATCCTGATGTGGAAACAGCCTTTTAAGCTCCCTCTCCACAACATCAAGGCTGTCAATTCTGAAATCGATCTCTCCAGCCTTTATCCTGTAGCTCTTTCTGCGGAATCTGGTATATACCGAAAACCTTGACAGCAGAGACCTCACAAGCTCCGGATACGAAAAACCCAGTGGGCCTGTTAGAAACATACAGCCTTCCCTTTTAAAGGAGTAGGATGTTCCTCCTGCTCTATGCAACTTTTCAATCAAAATTGATTTACCTAACAGCGAGGATGCAGCCAGCCCGGAAATTCCAGCACCTATGACTGCAACATCGAATTCTCCCATTCTCATAACCATTTTAGCTCCCATACCCTCTCTTCAGGAACTCCCTTATATTCTCGGATTCGAGCCAGCCTTCATCCAGAGCGGAGATTATTTCCAAAATCCTATCAACCTGTTCTTTTATCAGCTTTTTGGCTCTCTCATCGCTTATCATCGTATCCGCAATTCCGGAAATCCCGAAGAGTGGATTCCTTATCTTGTCAACCAGAATTGCAAACTTCTCAATATTATCATTTATCTGCTCAAAAGCCCTCTGCCTCATTTCAGACAGGATTGCTTCATGCAGTGCCACTGCAAGCTGCGCTGAAATATCCACTATAAACTCCATCTTTTCATCAAAGGCTTTTCTTCTCTTAGATGCCAGAAACAGCACACCAACAGGTTCATCCTTCGCCATTAGGGGCATGCAGAGGTATGATGTCAGACCAGCTCTCAGAAGCTGTTTTTCAAGTTCCGAAAACTCATTTAGCTCGAGCAAATCATCGACTCTGGTCTTCTCGATGCGTACCATCTTTAGGATTTTATCAATTTCATCAGATTTGATATTCGAGCTTGTCGCTACAGCTTCAAGCCCATCTTCCCTGTATGCGAGGATGGCTACAACATCACACCTTACAAAATCTCTGATACTCTCAACCACTGGTTTTAAACTCTCGTTCAGGGGTTTTCTGGCAAGTATGCCTTTGTCGAGCTCGTGAAGGATTTTCAATCGCCTGACATATGCTTTCTCTTTCTCCTCCATCAGTTTCTTTTCGGTTATATCCCTTATAATGCTGAGGATCATATCGGGCTTGCCATCCACCTCTATAAGGTTTAACAAAATCTCGAGCCACTTTATTTCGCCATCGACCCTCACTTTTAACTCCATCTCTGATTTTTTCTCACTGATTCCTCTGTAAAATCGCTCCATAAAATACGGCAGGTCTTCCTCATCGATTATACCAATTTCAGTGAACTTTCTGCCAGTTATTTCCTCCCGGCGAGTATTGAGGATCTTCAATGCTGATTCGTTGCAGTCTATGATCCTTGCGTCCATATCCATTATAATGATCCCGTCCATTGAACTCTCGAAGATCAGCTTGTACCTCATCTCACTTTCTTTTATGACCTTCTCAGCCTCCCTCATCTCAGTCATGTCAATCAGAGAGATTAAGCTCATGTTAGGATTCATCATTGAGATTATAAGCAGGACATGCTTAACCCTCCCTTTAGCATCGATGAGCTTCACCTCATAGCTTTTTGGAGCAAGCTTCGGATCTATTCTTCTGAGTTTATGATAGCGTAGTATCTTTTCCCTATCTTCTTTGGCTGTGAACTCGATCCAGCTTTTACCTAAAAGGCGTTCTTTCGGTAGAGCGAAAAGCTTTTCGGCAATTCTGTTTGCGTAGCTTATCGTGGTATCTTCTTTCACGATAATCATTGCAGTTCCCGTGCTTTCAATAATTGTTCTCTGCAGTTCATCCACTCTCTTTTTTTCCAGAATCTGTTGCATGTTAACTGCAAAGAATTTCGTAAGCTCTGCATCGGCTTTTGTGTAATTGGAGCTTTTATTAGCAAGACCTATCATAAATCCAGTATTATTCTTGAAAACTGGGACGGCAAGGAAATTGTTAATCGGAACATGCCCTTTCGGAAGTCTGAATTCACCTTGATTTATTATCAATGTCTTTCCTTCTTTTATTGCCTCAGCCCACAAACTCCCCTTGCTGACCTGAAAATGAATTTCATTCCGCCTGCATTCCGCCATGACATCCCTCGACCATACGAGAGCTCTGAAGTCATCGGCACCGAACTCTCCGAAAAACCCATACTTGCTATCAGTCAGCTTCACAACCTCATTCAAAGCCTCGTGCAGCAGTGTGTTCGTATCAACCTCCATTGTCGATAGCTTTAATAAAAACTGCATCGCCTTGTTTACTCTCTCGGCATTCTCTCTAGCCCTGTGGTCAGCAATCGCAAAAGCCAGGTTTTCTGCAAGCTCCTTCAGCAGATTTACCTCATCTTCATCAAAAACATCCTTCTCTCCAGCATAGATGTTCAGGACCCCAAATACTTCATCTTTGTACACGAGTGGAAGAGATACTGCCGAACCATACCTCGTATCCCTTAAGATGGGCTTCTTGGTTTTTATCGCTGCTGAATCTGCAGTTCCTTCCAAATCCCTCTGACCTTCATCTTCATTCCATGACAAGTCAGGGAGTTCAACATCCCCCTCGCCAGCTTTTGCAACGGGTTTTATATCATCTGGCGTCACATATCCTATCCAAGCAAACCTGTAGCCTCCTTCATCAACAATAATCTGACATGCTTTGTTCAGCAATTCGTTTTCCCTTTCACAGTGGATTATTGCACCGTTCACCCTGCAAAGAACTCTTAACGCCCTTTTCATCCTTCGCTTGGCTATTTCGAGCTTCCTTCTTTCGGTAATATCCCTCACAATTTTGGCAAATCCCATCAGATTACCGTTACTGTCTCTCAAAGAGACAGTAACTATTTCCGCAAGAAATCTGGAGCCGTCTTTTCTCAGCATGACCCCTTCTTTAACATACATTCCCTCTCTGAGCGCAATCTTCAATTCATCATCTGGCTCACCACTTTCAACATCCTCCTTGCTGAAAAGGATTGAAAAATGAGTGCCAACCACATCTTCAGCCCTGTACCCCATAAGTTTCTCTGCAGACTTATTCCAAGAAATGATCTTCCCGTTAGCATCCAGAAAGAATATGGCATAATCCTGAAGGTTGTCCAACAACGAGTCCTCACAACTTTCGAATAAATCTTTTGAACCAGGATTATTATCCATACTTAAAATTAACAATATAGTTCTTTAACCTTTTGCTGTTGAGTTTCGTTTCAATTTCTTCATTCCAATTTCGAATTGGTGAATATACAACCACACAATTATACAATCACATCATTCTTCTTTCAACATACCTTCCCCTCTCCTCGATCTCCGCAGCCCTCTTCAGAACCTCCTCAGCCTTTTCGTATTCCCTATATCCTGAAATAAATGCTTCCTTCAGATCAATCCAGTTTTCGAAGTACGCCTTCAGAGACTCAAAGTAGATATGAACGTCCACACCCTTGGGCTCTATCCTGTCATCGTAAAAAGATAGTCCAAAATCTATGAAGTAAACCCTGCCATCTTTGTAAATCAAATTCATAGGCGTTATGTCGC
This genomic window contains:
- a CDS encoding phytoene desaturase family protein, which produces MGAKMVMRMGEFDVAVIGAGISGLAASSLLGKSILIEKLHRAGGTSYSFKREGCMFLTGPLGFSYPELVRSLLSRFSVYTRFRRKSYRIKAGEIDFRIDSLDVVERELKRLFPHQDVERAIEDIRRAIGLLSNRFFWRGRFFEIDFDRIGNGVLNSLRPANFEPDLEKTPSAKEFFSEYIDNEILLNILSALGPKDSEQSLASCILMWNIIDKGIWYPEIGFKGIIDGMAADLKAKIVKNTAVRSIESGDKFRIETSRGVYFADKLISCMDPLKLSEILDVRVKSLEDLKPGGSTLTVYCLTDMKADSDHILYYPSLDESNNLSENRFYDKEIEITFLHNLSDEFCPGSVMIRAAMDYDEFKFESKEEYNEFKKQVSEELVEVVKAVNIDKIKIVDSSTPITYEVWGGRYRGSVAGWDWSDAYPRCLVETDIPGLYVAGLYSFSIPLFGGFPTSLLSGFMAAELALNG
- a CDS encoding PAS domain S-box protein; this translates as MDNNPGSKDLFESCEDSLLDNLQDYAIFFLDANGKIISWNKSAEKLMGYRAEDVVGTHFSILFSKEDVESGEPDDELKIALREGMYVKEGVMLRKDGSRFLAEIVTVSLRDSNGNLMGFAKIVRDITERRKLEIAKRRMKRALRVLCRVNGAIIHCERENELLNKACQIIVDEGGYRFAWIGYVTPDDIKPVAKAGEGDVELPDLSWNEDEGQRDLEGTADSAAIKTKKPILRDTRYGSAVSLPLVYKDEVFGVLNIYAGEKDVFDEDEVNLLKELAENLAFAIADHRARENAERVNKAMQFLLKLSTMEVDTNTLLHEALNEVVKLTDSKYGFFGEFGADDFRALVWSRDVMAECRRNEIHFQVSKGSLWAEAIKEGKTLIINQGEFRLPKGHVPINNFLAVPVFKNNTGFMIGLANKSSNYTKADAELTKFFAVNMQQILEKKRVDELQRTIIESTGTAMIIVKEDTTISYANRIAEKLFALPKERLLGKSWIEFTAKEDREKILRYHKLRRIDPKLAPKSYEVKLIDAKGRVKHVLLIISMMNPNMSLISLIDMTEMREAEKVIKESEMRYKLIFESSMDGIIIMDMDARIIDCNESALKILNTRREEITGRKFTEIGIIDEEDLPYFMERFYRGISEKKSEMELKVRVDGEIKWLEILLNLIEVDGKPDMILSIIRDITEKKLMEEKEKAYVRRLKILHELDKGILARKPLNESLKPVVESIRDFVRCDVVAILAYREDGLEAVATSSNIKSDEIDKILKMVRIEKTRVDDLLELNEFSELEKQLLRAGLTSYLCMPLMAKDEPVGVLFLASKRRKAFDEKMEFIVDISAQLAVALHEAILSEMRQRAFEQINDNIEKFAILVDKIRNPLFGISGIADTMISDERAKKLIKEQVDRILEIISALDEGWLESENIREFLKRGYGS